Part of the Chroicocephalus ridibundus chromosome 17, bChrRid1.1, whole genome shotgun sequence genome is shown below.
CTTTGATACCTGGCAGTTTTCTCCCTGGGAAGGTACTTGCACACTGTAATCAAGTCACATCTCAGGCTACTTTTCGATAAGCTGAACAGATTGGGCTCTAAGGCTCTGCTAAACACCCAGCCTCGGGAAAGGGCCAATCTGAGGAGCTGCCAAGCAGAGTGGAgccagggttttggttttttgggtttttttgtttgttttttctttttccagctggtgCATTGAAAGGTGAATTGTCGCTTTCTTGATGCACTGACGATAAATGAAATGGGCTGTATAAAAATAAATCGCCGCATCGCCCTCGCTCTGGAGAGCTCTGTGAGCGCGCGTGCGGCTGCCGGAGGCGCGAAGGGTGCCGGGGGAGGAGGACgcgggcgctgctggggctgtgcccgTCCCctcgcccagccctgccctggaaGCCCACCCGCAAAAGCGCAGCTGGAAAACACCTTCGCCACACTTTTGCCAGCCAAACTTGCTGCAGCAGCTGTTTGCTGCGGGGCTAATGGTGCCTGTCTCCACTTACAGGCGGGGAGTTATGGTGGCTGGGAACGTAAGTGCTTCGGGGAGCCGGGGAGCTGAGATAAGCAAAGATGCTCTGAGCCACAGGCTTAAATCCAGAGGTTATTGACAGGAGATGTGTCAGTGCGCCAGACCCAGTCCAGCAGCCCTCTCTAATGCCCGGCTATCGACAGGGCACTTGGAGCGATGAAGTGGGGTTTCAGGCTGGTTTAATCACAGGACAAGCCTGGCTGGCGCTGCCCGAAGGGCCGGGGACCGCTGTGGTTCTCTGTGGAGGCACGGGCACGCTGCGCCATGGGGAGGAGAGAGCGgggtggcacagggcagggggcagccccCGTGGGGGACCCCGgccatgggctgggggggggagcagagggacccCCTGGCCAGGGGGTCTCATCCATGGCGGGAGGACGAGCAGTGCAAAGCAAAGACGCGGTGCCAGTGCACGGGGAGAGCCTGCCaggagcgggctggggctggggacacactTGGGCAGCCCTGTGGCAGCTGAACCTGGTCAGACGGGGATTATCACCCTTCCTGAGTCCCTGTGGCTCTGAAGCCGGTTTATCAGCACACTCCAGACCCGATCAATGTGGGAGTGACCTGCATGGCTGATTGGAGGGGAGCAGCCActgcccctgccccgggctgAGGGATGCAGCGACAGCGCACTCAGAGGaggctgccctgctgccagggcgGATTAATGGGGTCTCAGGGATGCGTGTCCCTGTGCCCTGACACGGGCTGGCCCAGCCACAGGCAGCCTGGGGACTTGGCTGCATGAAGCTGGCTCTGAAGGACACCGGCCAAGGTCGCAGCACCAAttgctgcagctcagctgctccCTGCCGCCAGGCCCAAGGTGACCGAGCCCTTGGGACGGAGAAGTCAGACAGGGCTGGGGCTAAAGCAGAAATGTACAAGGAGGAACAAGCAGACCCACTTGCAAAACCCACAGAGTCCCACAGAGTGATGCTGTCCTGGCCCTGTACCCCATGGGGTCAGGTGTGCCCCCTCAAAAACGGGCAAGTTTGGATCAATGTTGCAGAAATTCTGGTCTTGGGCACCGAAGTGGACAACCAGATCCATCTAAGCTGGTGAGGGATTGTACCACCCAGTACTGTGGGCACCCATCAGGTTAACTCACAGCCTGGATTCTCTGAGCACAAATCAGGGCAATTTGAGCTTTACAAAACGATCTGGGGTCCCTGCAGGAGGGATTCTGCCTGGGGAGAGGTAGGAGAGGCCATTCCAGCCCACAGAGAGCTACAAATAACTCAAACGGCCTCATTACCCAGTTTCTGATGAACAGGAGTTTGATTTCATGTTTCCCCGGGGGCTAACTCCACCTGAAACTGGGCTATGCCTCATTACGGCGGAAGCAGTTGCCTTCAAAGTCAGGCTGGAGCCACACGCTGTTCCGAGCACCCGTCCTGGCTGGAGGTAACTGCCAGCAGTGGCCCGCGGCCAGGAGCCCCggtggccacagccctgggctaCCACGCTCCCGGGGGTGGCTGCCCAGGGAGCGGACGTGTCGGGGGCAGAGATCGCTGCGGGACATCCCGGTGTCCCCGCCTGCGCCTGCCGCCACCGGTGCTCGGTGGAAAAGCCGCGGGAGCTCCTGTGCCCCGCAGGAccgggctgggagcagggacagatCGCGGCCTCCCCGCATCCCCCGGAGCGACCCGGCACCCCCCGGGAGCCACCGCGCCGCTTACCGGGACGGGAGATGCCCGAGCCGGCGCCGGATCCCGCGGGGAAGGGGCGCGCACGGAGCGGCGGGTGCGAGCGCCGCAGCGCCCCCGACATCGGCCAGGCACCGGCCGAGCATcctcccgccggcggcggcgcccccggGCCCGTCCCGCTGCCCCGGgcgccccccggctccccgggtatcgccctcctcccgccgccggaCCGGGCCGGGGCTTCCCTCTAGCGACCGCCGGCGGGAGAGCACGGCGGGGGGAACGCCGCAGCATCCCGGACCGGCCGCGGGGACCCCGACTCCCGGCACCGAACAACGCCCCGCGCCGAGGCCGGACCGGGGTCCTGCTGCAAGCCCTGCGGCTCCCGAGGCCTCCGCGGCTCGGAAGGAAAGGGTCCGGCCAGCCCTGATCGCCCGCGGCGGCTCCAGCTGAGCTCCTGGAGTGGGGACGGGGGACCAtgagctgccggggcagggacacccagccccttccccgagcccagcacccaggcagggtGACTCCATCTGCACCACGCTGGGTGCCCCGgttcagccccagcagccctttcATCGCTGCCAGAAGGTCAAATCCAGCTGTGTTCCTGTGGGGCCGAGACAACCTGGAGGGGTTGAGCCTTATTCTGGGACGGGGGAAGGTTTGGTCTTGGGGGGGTGGGTGATGTGGGTCGCTCAAGTGGGCCTGCAGGGAGGGGTAGGactggggcagccccacacacGCGACTCCAGGCACTTGCAGCTGTCCCCCCCCCGAGGACCGCTGCGCTGCCAGCACAGTGGGATCTGGCTCTTCATCGGGCGATGAGGTGGTCCGGCTCCGGTGCGAGGGCTGTCCCGCATCGAACCTGCCTGCGCACAGCGAGCTGTCGCGACGAATGAAACTGCCAAcgcttccttccttcccagcgcacataaatatttttaatggaggACCATCAAACTCGCAAAGCAGGCGGCAGGCTGCCCGAGAAACACTGGGCCGTGTCCCGAGCCCATGAGAAATGGCTGGTTCACCTGGCAGGGTGGCTAATTGGCTGTGGAGACACCCCCCGAGCCTGGCAGcactggggggcaggaggggacggcAGCAGCATGAGGAGAAGCCACCAGCGGGCAGGGAAGGGTCCGGGTGCTTTCCCATCCCCGTGTCTCGTCCTTTCTGCGTGGGCACAGCAAAGTCTCCTCCTGCAGTCGCGGGCTCTGGCAAGGGATGTGCTTGCGGCAGCTCAGTGCAGTGAGGAAAAGAGGAACGAGCCTTGGCTCTCTGTCTGCACGGGCCTGGAGGGAGGGTCCCACGCCAAGGGTGCAGGGAAGGGTCCCACTGTCGCAGAGAATAGTCCTCTTCTGAGCACAGCCCATGCTAGAAGGACTGGCCATAGGTGCTGGAGCAGTACTCCACATAGTCAAACTCCTTGACAGGGAACGTCACGGCGCTCCACTTCTTATACTTCCTCTTTTCAGCCGGTGTCTCCACCACGAAGTTTTTGATGCAGAGGATGGGCAGCTTCACGTGCCGGTAGATCATCTCCATTCCCCAGTCCTGTGTGGGCAAGGGGGGGACAGTCACAGCATCCTCTGCGGGACCACGCACACCCGGGACGGAGGCAGCTCCTTGCTCCCAGGGTAAGTCCCCCGTTGGAGCCCGTTGCCCGTGTCCATGTCCCACACGCACAGCAGCACGTCACACGGGCATGTGCTGAAGGGAGATGCAGCTCCAGTccacagctgggagctggggcacaAGGCacggccccccctgcccctccagcgCTGACGCGGTCTTTGCCGCGTGCCGCACTCACCTGGCTGCACTCACTGCACACGATGCGGCAGCCGGGCTCCCAATCCTTGAAAGTCCGCTGGAACTGCAGCTTCCCAGCGGAAACTCTGTAATACAACCTGCACGGAAGGGGCCAAAAGGCGCTCTAAGGACAATGGTCTgagggacagaaagaaacagGGGTGTGCGACCGTAGTCGCACAGTCCCACAAGGCCCCCGCGACCTCCCTGGACCGGTGTCCCCAAGAGCGAGCTGgcagcaggctgctgccaccccctgcccgTCCTGGGTGGAGAGTGCGGCAGCTCCAGCGAGTGACGCCGagagctgggctctgcccgcTCGCCCCCGCCAGCGCCTGGCTCCTACCCGAAGTTGGGGTTGACGTTAACGTGGTGCATGCCCTCCACGGTGCGGAGGTCGCTGCCGCGGCACACCGCCGTGTTGCAGTTGACGCAGTAGAGGTAAACAGCATCGGGGTCATGCAGCTGCCGCCTCTCGCTGATCCTGGCCTCCTTCATCAGCCAGCTGGCAACCGCCACTCGCTGCAGCTCCCTGATCtgcacgggggggtgggggtgggggacgggacaggacggCGGGGAGGACGGGGGTCAGCACGGGGCAATGGGCACGGGCAGACTGCAGACACGGCAAGATACGCGGCCGCGGGGAGACGCGCCGTCCCGGAGAGCGCGAGCCGCacggcagggtgggcagagcaggaTGAGCAGGACAGGATGGGCACGCGCTGCCCCGTGCAGGTGATGCTGCCCCAAGGGGAGAGCAGGCGGCCAGAAGCAGGGTGCAGAGGGCTGTCCCCAAGCAGCAGAcgcgggcaggagctgcctggccctgcTGGTGCCCAGGGCAGTGCCCAACGCTCACCTTGAGGCGGTACTCCTGCTCGGGCATGGCCTGCACCGCTCTGATCGCCCGCTCCATGAGCTCCACGAGGTCCTCGTTGAGCAGCTCGCGGGAGACCTCTCTGCTGTTGGCTTTGGCGAGGACCGAGTAGACGCTGTTCTCGGCACGGGCACGGCCCCGGGCCTGCAGCGGAAGGGACAAACGCTGCGGTCAGCGGAGGAGGGAGACGGCCGATCCCCCCTGCCTTTCCGTGCCACCCCGCGAGGACGGATCCGCTCTCCGCACCCTGCTGCGCCTCGCAGAGAtgctctgccaggggctgggctcatccccagggagctgccagcGGGCACAGGGAACGCAGGAGCCCCCGTGTCCCACCCCCACAGCTTTGGGGCATCCTGGCAGGCTGCCCCCGGCATGGGGCCGGGCAGAGCAGCCGGAGGGAGCCCGGGCAGATACCTGCATCATGGCGATCTCGTTGGTCATCAGACCGTAGCGGACCACAATGTTGCACTGGGGGATATCCAGCCCCTCCTCGGCCACGCTGGTGGAGAAGAGCAGGTTGAGGGCTCCCTCGCGGAACAGCTTGATCACGTCCTGCTGCTCGTtctgggcgggggggtggagagggggcgAAGCTTCAGCAGCTGCGTAGGGCTCCGAGACCCTGGCAGCACCCGCGACACCCACAGAGTGTGCGGAgaggggcagccccggctcctccccACCCTCCACTCACTTGCGTCATGTGCCTGGTCTGGTTGCTGTAGCCGGCGCCGGTGAGGACGGCagccctgatgtgctgcccgtgGAGCGCGGCCGTGTCCTGCAGCCAGCTGAGCAGGCTGTGGGCGCTCTGCCGGGTCTTGGTGAAGACGATGCCGCGAGAAGCCCCCAGGGGCTGGAAGTGCTCCCGCAGGATCTCCTCCAGATTGCCCAGCCTGGGGTTCTCATAGCGCCGGTCGCCGGCGAGCGCCTGCAGGCCCGTCCTGTTCTCTGCGCAGGCGAGCGGGGCATCAGAGGGGCTCCCTGTCCCCTCAAACGCAGCCAGCACCAACctcccccaggcccccccgccccgttacCCTCAAACGTGGCGGTGAGGAACTGTTCGGTGGGGTCCTTCGTGTCCCGCTCGGAGGCGTAGAACTGCTGGAGGCACTGGAAGGCGTCGATCATCCGCACCGTGTCGTTGATCAGCAAAGCGTCGTTGTACTTGCGCAGGTGCAGCGCGCACACCCGCGTCTTGCGACAAAACGTCTCTGCCGCTGGCGAGGCACGGGGCACGCCGTGGTCACCGCCTGGCACCGCAGCTGCCGGCTCTGCCCCACCACACCTGCGGCTGCCACCGCCTCACCTCTCTTCTCCAGCTCCACGATGCGTTGCTCGTAAACCTGCGTGCCAAAGTCCTGCGGCAGGCCGGGCACCTCCATGTACTGCTGGATCCGCCTCATCATCATCTTCAGCCGCTCGCCAAAGGGgtcctgggagcagaggggggcTCAGGACCCGGGGAATCGGGGACATTGCTCCGGACAGCCTCGGAGGTGCAGCCCAGAGCCTGGCCCAGCGTTAGGGGATGTTTGCACAGTGGGACCCAGAGGGTTGCAGGATCCCCCTGCACCAAAGCACTGGGTCAAGCGGTTCCTCAGCGTGGCTTGTGCTAAGGGGATGGAGGGACTTGGCCCCTGGCCGCCCTCACCTGCGCTCTCTCCTGGCACAGGTCGTACTGCTTCCTGGGCTGGGGGACGTGGCTCTGCAGttgctgcagctcctcctgcgcTGACATGATTTTCTCGGTGTCCAGGTTGGCGCAGATCTGAAAGGGCGAGACCCCGCTTCCAGCCCTAAGCCCCAGCAGCCCAGGGCGACACGCCGCGTGGTGCTCGCTGGCACCCCGGCGAGCTTGGGGATGTCCCCCCCGGGCCACCAAGCTGCCCAGCGCCTGCACACAGGGTTATCAACACCCAGCCCAAGGGATGGCCCACTACACCCCAGGGGAAGCTGTGCCCACGGCCGTTGCACCCTGTCTCGGCACAGGACGGGGCGCAGGACCCACCTGCAGGATGTGCTCTACAGCCCCCTCGAAGGTGGTTGCCCCCCCGGTGCCAGGGGACGCCGTCAGGCCCAGGACCTGTGGCAGGTCCTGCTGCCCGCTGAGCTTGCGCTGGAGGTAATTCAGCATGATTTTGTTGTAGACGGCTTCCTTGTGCGTGTGGTGGCACTCATCGATCACCAGCAACGAGAAATCTGCGCCGGGcgagggaggggagcggggtgaGCCGCGGCGGGGGGCTCGGCCAGGGCGgtcccaccccagcccagccatGGGGAGAGCAGCACTGGGGGTCCCGCACCCACCCGTCAGCTCCACGCGCGTGTCCTCCTCCCCACTGGCCAGCGCGTTCTGCAGGATCTGGGCCGTGCAGATGACGACGTCGCTCTCCTTCACCGCGCAGGCAAAGAAGGTCTTGTGGCTACTGTCCCCGCTGATGGCTGTCACCCTGAAGTCCTTCTGCAGCACGTGGAACTCCTTCTTGGCGTGTTGCTCCACCAGGTGCACCTGcgcccacagacccccccaccgCCGCTCAGCTCCAGCCCGGGACCACCGACCTGGGGGACGGCGGGTGACCGGCGCCCCGTCACcaccggggcaggggagggggtttgggggggcaccTTGTTGACCAGCACGGCCACCCTGCGGCCCGGCCGGCTCTCCAGGTGCTGCCGACAGACGTGGACGGCGGCCCGGGTCTTGCCGGCGCCCGTGGGCAGCCAGACGATGCTGTTGCGGCCGCGGAGCGCCGGCCCCACCGCCTCCCGTTGGTACCCCCGCAGCTCCATCCCGCTCCGCCGCTCCCCCATCCCCGGCCCGGCCGGGAAACGAAACTGCGGGCGGCGCCTCCTCCTGCCGGAGCCCCAGCGAGGGGGGATCCCGCCGGCCGCGGCACCGGGACCTGTCGGGAGCCCCCCCCCAGGGAGCCCCGGCCCCGGACACAAAGAGAAACCGAAAGCTGGCggagctcccgcagccccggtacagtcccgtccccccccggccccgacccccgcACCCCAACCGGCCCCTGCTCCCTGGCCAGCCCCCCAGGGCAGCACCGCACACCCCCGTTCATCCCAGTCTGTGCACCCCCGCCCAGCGCAGGGGCTCttagcatccccctccccacgacctgctcctctccctcccacccccaaatacccccccccagcaccccaggctgCCAACACGCCTGGCTGCGCTGGGGGGCCAGGCTCCAGGATGGAGCTGAGTCTGCACAATGacgtttatttaaaaaaaaaaaaaaaacaacaaaaaaaaccaaaaaaacccaaaaaccaaaatcaaaacaaaccccaaacaaaacaacagtcaTGAGGAATGGGTGGCggggaagggctggagggggctggtcCCACCTGGCAAGGCCAGCGAGCCACAGAGCATCACCAGCACCCCCACGGCCATGGCAGCACAGGGTAAGGCAGCGGGCGACCAAGCGAGGGTGGGGGACAAGTCAATGCCAGGGTCAGGCAGCCCCCGGGCCCAGCACCCAGGCAGGCGTTGGGGGGCAACAGGGCCTGCGGGGTGCaaggagagggcagggaagggagacgAGAGCAGGAGCCGACCCCACAcccaggggcagagcaggggaacgggcatccccctgccccgggAGCCGGAGCAGCAGCCCCGGCCAGCCCAGCCCTCACCACCCCCCTGGCCAGGCGAGGGGCAGGCCTGGGGGCAGAGCTACCTCCAGGAGCGGGGAGGGGCAGGAAGAGCCGAttgaggcagcaggagctggggggcacaggggcagagcagccccccaCAGCAGGACCCTGGACCACGAGCAGCATCTCTGCCCgcagcccggggcaggcagg
Proteins encoded:
- the DHX58 gene encoding ATP-dependent RNA helicase DHX58, which codes for MGERRSGMELRGYQREAVGPALRGRNSIVWLPTGAGKTRAAVHVCRQHLESRPGRRVAVLVNKVHLVEQHAKKEFHVLQKDFRVTAISGDSSHKTFFACAVKESDVVICTAQILQNALASGEEDTRVELTDFSLLVIDECHHTHKEAVYNKIMLNYLQRKLSGQQDLPQVLGLTASPGTGGATTFEGAVEHILQICANLDTEKIMSAQEELQQLQSHVPQPRKQYDLCQERAQDPFGERLKMMMRRIQQYMEVPGLPQDFGTQVYEQRIVELEKRAAETFCRKTRVCALHLRKYNDALLINDTVRMIDAFQCLQQFYASERDTKDPTEQFLTATFEENRTGLQALAGDRRYENPRLGNLEEILREHFQPLGASRGIVFTKTRQSAHSLLSWLQDTAALHGQHIRAAVLTGAGYSNQTRHMTQNEQQDVIKLFREGALNLLFSTSVAEEGLDIPQCNIVVRYGLMTNEIAMMQARGRARAENSVYSVLAKANSREVSRELLNEDLVELMERAIRAVQAMPEQEYRLKIRELQRVAVASWLMKEARISERRQLHDPDAVYLYCVNCNTAVCRGSDLRTVEGMHHVNVNPNFGLYYRVSAGKLQFQRTFKDWEPGCRIVCSECSQDWGMEMIYRHVKLPILCIKNFVVETPAEKRKYKKWSAVTFPVKEFDYVEYCSSTYGQSF